GAATCTGCCAGTGCTCGGACGCACGGAAGAGCGCGAGGACCTTGAGCTGCCCGAGTTCCTCGACGATACGCTCTTCCGGGAGCCGCGCCTCAAGCGCACGGCGCACCTCCTTGAGGAGCTCGTAGATGACCTTGTGCGTGACGACTGAGACCTTCTCCTCGCGCGCGAGTGTTTCGATGTGGTCGGGCGCGCGCACGCCGAACCCAAAGATCACCGCCGAGACCGCCGCGGCCTGCTTCACGTCATTCTCCGTAATCGTCCCCAGTCCCTTCGCGATCACGCGCACGCGCGCGATGGGAGTGCTGATCTTCTCAATCTCCGACGCGAAGGCCTCGAGCGACCCAAGCACGTCTGCGCGGATCATCACCGGTAGGATCGTCGCGGGCTCCTCACCCTCGTCCTCCGCACGTGCGGGCATCGTCACCGGTGAAGGCGCAGCGTCGCGCTTCGTCGCTTTCTGCCGCTTCGTTCTCGTGAGGAGCTTGGCGTCGGCCGCCACCGACACGACGTCGCCTACCTCCGGAAGCACCTTGAACCCCAAGATGCGCGCTGGCATGGACGGTGTCGCTGCGAGGATCGCATCGCCGTTGTAGTTCGTCATCGCGCGCACCTTTCCGACGAACGCACCGGCATCCGCGAGAACATCGCCCACGCGAAGCGTCCCGCGCTGGACGAGGAGCGTCGCAACTGGCCCCTCCTGCTTGTCTACATGCGACTCCACGGTGACGGTCGTTGCATACCCTCCCGCCTCGACGCGACGCCGCGCCTCATCAATATCCGCAACGAGGAGGATGACCTCGAGGAGCGTCTCGATGCCGGTCCCCTCCTTGGCGGACACGGGCACGAACGGCGTCTTCCCACCCCAGTCCTCCGGCGTCACGCCGAGTGCGCCGAGCTCGGACCTCACCGTGTCGAGGTTCGCGTCCGGCTTGTCCATCTTGTTCACGGCGACAACGAACGGCACCTTCGCCGCCTGGATAATCTTGAGTGCTTCTCGCGTCTGCGGTTGCACGCCGTCATCCGCCGCCACCACGAGAATGGCGACGTCCGCGATACGCGCACCACGCGAGCGCATGGTCGTGAAGGCCTCATGCCCGGGCGTATCAATGAACGTGACGAGTCGGTCACCGTACTGTGTTTGATACGCGCCAATGTGCTGCGTGATCCCACCGGCTTCACCTGCTGCGACGTGTGTAGAGCGGATGCGGTCAAGAATCGCCGTCTTCCCGTGGTCCACGTGCCCCATGACCACGACGACTGGTGGTCGCGTCATCCCATCTGCCGTACTCACCACCGGAACGTCTGTTTCATCGGCAACTGCCTCTGCAATCGCATCTTCCATGCGCGTGTCCACCTTCGGATGGGGCTTGAACCCCAGGTCTTCCGCGATGATCGCCGCGGTTGCGTAGTCAATCGGCTCGTTGAGGTTCGCGAGGATGCCGTTGCGCAGGAGCTCCTGGAGGACCTCGGAGACCGTCATGCCGAGGAGCGACGCAAAATCGCGCACGGTGATGATCGCGGGAATGGCAACGGTCTTCGCGGTGCCCTCCGCCACGGCAGTGCGGCGCTTCTCGCGCAGCTCTTCCTCATGCTCTTTCTCGCGCTGCCGTTGAATCTCTCGACGGATGCGTGGCCACTGCTTGAGGAACCGTTGCGCGAGCCGGTCGTCAATCTTGATCGCACGCCGACCGATATCAAAACCATACCGCGGGAGCAGCTCGTACAGCTCCTGCGGCGGGACGTTACATCGTCGTGCGAGTTCGGTGACGTTCATAGGTTGACCATGTAGAAAAAGATGTAGTGGAGGCCTTCAGGCCTCCATCCCTCCTCCTATGGGATATTTTCTACGGTCTCAGGTTGACCATCTCCTCTCAACATAGCGGAAAGGTGGAAAACGTCAAGGACTTGCTCGCGCGTGTGTCTCCTGCTATGCTCCAAGCATGGAGGCCCGAGCATCGGGACCCTCCGCATAACGGAACACGAGACGTACTCCAGCGGTGAGCTTTTCGGCACATGACCTGCACCATTGCTGTCTCTTCCTCGACATCGGTACACGCTCCCCGACCATCAATGGACGGGAGCGTTCGCGTGGTTGCATCCGCTCCCCCGATGGCCTGAACGACCGCAAACGCCGCTCACGCTCACTCCCCTGGATGACCCGCTCTCCCGAGCGGTTGTACGCCTCGTGCACAATTCTATGAACGAGGCATTATTTATTCCTCTCATCGGCGGCATCGTACTCGTCGGTGTCGGCGCAGCCGGCGGCTATGCGTACCGGCACCTCGCCGCAACGCACCGCGCGCACGGCGCCGAGCAGAAAGCCGAGGCGATCATGGCGGAGGCAAAGCGCCGCGAGCGCGAGTTCCTCCTCAAAGCGAAGGACAAGGGGTTGAAGATCATTGACGACGCGAAGCGCGAGGAGACGGAGCGCCGGAAAGAACTCCAGCAGCTCCAGCAGCGTCTCGAGCAGCGCGAGACGAAGTTCGACGGCAAGCTCCTTGAACTCGAAGAGAAGCAGACGAAGCTCGACCAGGCCCGCGAGAAGCTCGTCGTGGCGAAGGATCGCCTCGAGGTGCTGCACGGTGAGGAGGAGCGCAAACTCGCGGAGATCGCCCAGCTCTCGCGCGCGGACGCGGAGCTGCGCCTCCTCGCAAACGTGGAGACACAGGTCCAGGATTCGCTCATGAGCCGCGTGCGGAAGCTCGAGGCGATGAGCACGGAAGAGATTGAACGCAGGGCGCACATCGAGCTCGCGAGCGCGATGCAGCGCGTCGCATCGTCGCACTCCGTTGAGACCACGACGACCTCGGTGAAGCTCCCGTCCGATGACATGAAGGGGCGCATCATCGGCAAGGAGGGACGCAACATCAAGGCGATCGAGCACCTCACGGGGTGTGAGATTGTCGTGGATGAGACGCCGATGACGATCACCATTTCCGGCTTCTCACCCGTCCGGAGGCAGGTGGCACGTCGCGCACTCGAGGACCTCATCAAGGACGGCCGCATCCACCCCGCACGCGTGGAGGAAGCGGTTGCGACCGCGAAGAAGGACCTCGCGTCTGACATCAAAAAGGCGGGCGAGGACGCGCTCTACGAGCTCGGCATCGCGGGCGTTGACCCCAAGCTCGCGCAGATCCTCGGTCGGCTCAAGTACCGGACGAGCTACGGCCAGAACGTCCTCCACCACTCCATCGAGGTGGCGAACCTCGCCGGGCTCATGGCCGCGGAGCTCAAGCAGAACGTCCGCGAGGCGAAACTCGGCGGGCTCATGCACGACATCGGCAAGGCCGTGGACCACGACATCCAGGGCACGCACATCGAGATCGGCTACAACATCCTCAAGAAGTTCAACATGCCGGAGGAGGTATGCTACGCGCCGATCGCCCACCATGAGGATAAGCCCACGACGGTGCTTGGCTGCATCATCAAGTCGGCGGATGCCATGTCCGGCGCGCGCCCGGGCGCGCGGAAGGACAGCTACGAGAACTACCTCAAGCGCCTCACGGAGCTTGAGAGCGTCGCGACCTCCTTCGAGGGTATCGAGCGCGCATACGCGATCCAGGCAGGCCGCGAGATCCGCATCTTCATCTCGCCAAAAATCGCCGACGACTACCGCATGTACCAGCTCGCGAAGGACGTCGCGCAGAAGATCGAGCAGGAGCTCACGTACCCGGGCGAGATCAAGGTGACCGCCATCCGCGAGTCACGCGCGGTGGAGTACGCACGATAAATACGTAAGCCGCAAGCTGACAGCCAACAGCTGCAAGCTGGAAAACAAAACGAATATTTCTCTCTCACGCTTGCAGCTTGCAGCTAACGTATGCGTTTCCTCATCTTCGGTGATGTCGTCGCAAAGATCGGCCGGCGGGCGCTCGCAGAGACGCTCCCGGAGCTCCGCGCGACCTACGCACCCGACCTCATCCTCGCGAACGTCGAGAACCTCGCGCACGGGCTCGGCATCACCGCGAGCACGATCCGCGAAGTGTTCACCGCGGGCGTGGATATCGCGACCGGCGGCAACCACATCTGGCGCAAGCCGGAGGGCGTGGAGCTCATTCGCGCGGGGGAACTCCCCATCGTGCGACCGGCAAACTACCCCGAGGGGGCACCGGGCAAGGGGTGGTACGTCCGCTCGGTTGCGGGCACGGATGTGCTCGTGGTAAACTTGCTGGGACGGGTGTTCATGAATAACCTCGTGGACGATCCCTTCCGTACGTTCGATACCATTCTTGCGGAGCACCCCGCACCCATCGTCCTCGTGGACTTCCATGGCGAGACCACGTCGGAGCGCGGTGCGTTTGGCTGGTACGTTGATGGACGCGCGAGCGTCGTGTACGGCACGCACACGCATGTCCCCACGGCAGATGAGCGCGTCTTCCCGCAGGGCACCGCGTTCATCACCGACGTTGGGATGACCGGCGCACGGGACACGGTCATCGGCGTGGCAGTAGGGAGCGTCATCCCGGGCTACACGACCGGCATCGGTGCCGCGTTCGCGTGGCCGGAGACCGGTACGGCTATCGTGAACGCGGTCGTCGCAGACGTGGACCCCGCCACCGGACGCGCAACGCACATCGAACGCGCAGCCCGAACAGTCACCATTTCGTAGTTCTCCGCATACGCTATGAATAAAGCCCAGCTCGCTGAAGTCGTCGCGGCGAAGATTGGTTTGTCGAAACGGCAGGCCGAAGACACCATCAACCTCATCTTTGGAACGATCACCGACGTCCTGCGTTCCGATGACGAAGTGACCATCACCGGATTCGGTGCGTTCTCCACGCGCGTCCGCAAGGGGCGCACGGGTGTCAACCCTCGGAATCCCGTCCAACGCATTCAGATCGCTCCGGTGCGCGTCGCGAAGTTCCGCGCGGGAAAGACGCTCAAGGATGCGCTCCGGAGTACACCGTCCGAGCGCGCATCGCGCCACGCCGCACCTGAGCCAGCGGAGCTTCCCGATGAACCTCCCGCATCAACTCCGCCACCCGCAACGCTCTAAGACGCACAATGAGGAACAATCAAGCGCACCACAGAACCTCCCAACGATGTGGGAGGTTCTGTGGTGCGCCGCCCGGGGATCGAACCCGGAACCTTAGGCTTAAGAGGCCTCTGCTCTACCATTGAGCTAGCGACGCGTGGGAGAAAACCGAAACATGGAATCCAACACATGCGCCCGGAGGGATTCGAACCCCCAAAAACGGCTTCGAAGGCCGCTGTGATATCCATTTCACCACGGGCGCGAGCTAGGTCCACCCCTTCGCAATGAGCGCGTTTGCGGCTGCATCCATCTGCGCTTCCTGCTTTGAAGTCCCCAAGCCGACAGCGACCTGCTCGTTCTTGAGGAAGATACCGACGGTGAAACTCTTCGCGTGATCCGGCCCCTCCTCGCGGAGCACGCGGTAGCTCGGCGTGATGCCCGTGCGCTCCTGCGCGAGCTCCTGGAAACGCGACTTCGCATCAATGTGTGCACCCGTCTCCAGGATGACCGGCAACTTCGGGAGGAGGACGCGGTGCTGGAAGTCCTTCGCCGTCTCCCACCCCTGATCGAGGTACATCGCACCGACGAGCGCCTCAAACGCATTCGCGAGAATGTACGCGCGCGCCTTGCCGGTCTCCTTGCTCTCGCCCCGCGAGAGGAGGAGGTGTGGCTCCACGCCCAGCTCACGACACACGTCCGAGAGCATGTGCGCGTTCACGAGTGCAGCGCGCCAGTTCGTGAGCTCGCCCTCCGGCTTCTTGGGGTACTGCACAAAGAGCTCCTCCGTGACGACGAGCTCAATGACCGCGTCCCCGAGGAACTCGAGGCGCTCGTTGTGATCCGTGGGGTGCTCCGGGTGCTCGTTGAGGTACGAACGGTGCGTCAGTGCCTCAATGAGGAAGTTCTTGTCTCTGAACGTCACCCCGAGCTTCTCCTCGATCGACTTCAGATCAATGTCCATGTATCCTGCAACACAGTAAATGGGAACGGTCAGCGGAACGTCGCTCGCCTCTACGAGGACGTCGGCTCCGCGTCTCCTGCAATGTCATCGGCTTCCGCAACGACAGGTACAACCTCTGCCGCAACTGCTGTCGCGGGCTCCGATTCGCCGGTATCGCCCTCGCCGTCGTCCGTGAGGTCGCCCTCCTCCGTGGCCTCACCCTTCGCGATCATGTCCTTGAAGATCGCGCCGAGGACACCGTTAACGAACTTGCCACTCGCGTCGCCGCCGAACGTCTTCGCGAGCTCGATTGCTTCGTTGATCGCCACCTTCGGCGGTACCTGGCTCTTCCCAAACTTGAGCTCGTAGATACCGATGCGGATGACGCTGCGATCAACGTTCGTGATCTGCTCGAGCGGCCAGTGCGGCGCCCACTGCTGGATGAACGCATCAATCTCCTGCCGGTGCTCGGCCGCACCCTCCGCGAGCTCGTGCGCGAACGATGCGTCCTCCACGCCGGGCGCAAACTCTGCGATGTTCGCATCCACGATTGCAGGGAGGTCGTCCTCCTGCTTCCCAAAGTCCCACTGGAAGAGGGACTGCATGGCGACGGTCCGCAAGAGGTGGCGATTGGCCATACCGGAGGGGGTCCTCAAATGAACAACGGACGTTTCCCAATCCTACTTCTTTTTTCCCGTTCGCGTTTCCTTGCTCGACTTCCGCACGCGCGGCACGATCGAGAGGACGGTACGACCACGGTAGGTGCCGCACGTGGTGCAGGCGCGGTGTGGGAATACGGGCTTCGCGCACTTCGCACATGTGGCGAGGTTTCCCCGCTTGAGCGCGAGGTGCGACCGGCGACGTTTGCCGTGTGAGCTGGTTTGTTTCCTTGCTGGAACTGGCATAGGTGCACGCGTGTATTGCCCACGAAAACGAACAAATACTACCATCGCCAGCGTAGCACGGGCTTGACAGATCGCGCAAGACGTGGTATGATCGCCACAGAATCTTTCACCAAGAGGAGGTAGTCCATGTACTGGAAGCTCCATTTCCGGGTCACCTACAACCCCATCACGTCCACCGTTCCGCCCACTGCCGTCGTGCGCCTCGTTTCGACCGAGACACTCCCCCGGCCCGGCGGTACGACCACCGCGTCACAGGAACATGAGGCCTGCGACCGCGTTTCCACCGAGCTCCAGCAGCACATCGAACGGGTGACTGCTCACATCTGCGCAAACTACAGTTCACGGCCTTTCGCGGAGCTCATCACCTGCGAGCCCATCGCGAACTTCTCGGCCTAACGTAGCCACACACGAGAAAGGAGTTGTCCATGGCACGTTCCCTCATGGTGTTCGATCTCCGGGGCCGATTGCTTCCGGATGATCCCACCA
This genomic stretch from bacterium harbors:
- the infB gene encoding translation initiation factor IF-2 translates to MNVTELARRCNVPPQELYELLPRYGFDIGRRAIKIDDRLAQRFLKQWPRIRREIQRQREKEHEEELREKRRTAVAEGTAKTVAIPAIITVRDFASLLGMTVSEVLQELLRNGILANLNEPIDYATAAIIAEDLGFKPHPKVDTRMEDAIAEAVADETDVPVVSTADGMTRPPVVVVMGHVDHGKTAILDRIRSTHVAAGEAGGITQHIGAYQTQYGDRLVTFIDTPGHEAFTTMRSRGARIADVAILVVAADDGVQPQTREALKIIQAAKVPFVVAVNKMDKPDANLDTVRSELGALGVTPEDWGGKTPFVPVSAKEGTGIETLLEVILLVADIDEARRRVEAGGYATTVTVESHVDKQEGPVATLLVQRGTLRVGDVLADAGAFVGKVRAMTNYNGDAILAATPSMPARILGFKVLPEVGDVVSVAADAKLLTRTKRQKATKRDAAPSPVTMPARAEDEGEEPATILPVMIRADVLGSLEAFASEIEKISTPIARVRVIAKGLGTITENDVKQAAAVSAVIFGFGVRAPDHIETLAREEKVSVVTHKVIYELLKEVRRALEARLPEERIVEELGQLKVLALFRASEHWQILGGRVERGAIIMDPTVQIIRDRDGAEGTLQALQSGREDVREVVESQECGVKVKGIVDTEVGDVLKFIRVTVKKKKLG
- the rny gene encoding ribonuclease Y, whose translation is MNEALFIPLIGGIVLVGVGAAGGYAYRHLAATHRAHGAEQKAEAIMAEAKRREREFLLKAKDKGLKIIDDAKREETERRKELQQLQQRLEQRETKFDGKLLELEEKQTKLDQAREKLVVAKDRLEVLHGEEERKLAEIAQLSRADAELRLLANVETQVQDSLMSRVRKLEAMSTEEIERRAHIELASAMQRVASSHSVETTTTSVKLPSDDMKGRIIGKEGRNIKAIEHLTGCEIVVDETPMTITISGFSPVRRQVARRALEDLIKDGRIHPARVEEAVATAKKDLASDIKKAGEDALYELGIAGVDPKLAQILGRLKYRTSYGQNVLHHSIEVANLAGLMAAELKQNVREAKLGGLMHDIGKAVDHDIQGTHIEIGYNILKKFNMPEEVCYAPIAHHEDKPTTVLGCIIKSADAMSGARPGARKDSYENYLKRLTELESVATSFEGIERAYAIQAGREIRIFISPKIADDYRMYQLAKDVAQKIEQELTYPGEIKVTAIRESRAVEYAR
- a CDS encoding TIGR00282 family metallophosphoesterase produces the protein MRFLIFGDVVAKIGRRALAETLPELRATYAPDLILANVENLAHGLGITASTIREVFTAGVDIATGGNHIWRKPEGVELIRAGELPIVRPANYPEGAPGKGWYVRSVAGTDVLVVNLLGRVFMNNLVDDPFRTFDTILAEHPAPIVLVDFHGETTSERGAFGWYVDGRASVVYGTHTHVPTADERVFPQGTAFITDVGMTGARDTVIGVAVGSVIPGYTTGIGAAFAWPETGTAIVNAVVADVDPATGRATHIERAARTVTIS
- a CDS encoding HU family DNA-binding protein, translated to MNKAQLAEVVAAKIGLSKRQAEDTINLIFGTITDVLRSDDEVTITGFGAFSTRVRKGRTGVNPRNPVQRIQIAPVRVAKFRAGKTLKDALRSTPSERASRHAAPEPAELPDEPPASTPPPATL
- the rnc gene encoding ribonuclease III; protein product: MDIDLKSIEEKLGVTFRDKNFLIEALTHRSYLNEHPEHPTDHNERLEFLGDAVIELVVTEELFVQYPKKPEGELTNWRAALVNAHMLSDVCRELGVEPHLLLSRGESKETGKARAYILANAFEALVGAMYLDQGWETAKDFQHRVLLPKLPVILETGAHIDAKSRFQELAQERTGITPSYRVLREEGPDHAKSFTVGIFLKNEQVAVGLGTSKQEAQMDAAANALIAKGWT
- the nusB gene encoding transcription antitermination factor NusB: MANRHLLRTVAMQSLFQWDFGKQEDDLPAIVDANIAEFAPGVEDASFAHELAEGAAEHRQEIDAFIQQWAPHWPLEQITNVDRSVIRIGIYELKFGKSQVPPKVAINEAIELAKTFGGDASGKFVNGVLGAIFKDMIAKGEATEEGDLTDDGEGDTGESEPATAVAAEVVPVVAEADDIAGDAEPTSS
- the rpmF gene encoding 50S ribosomal protein L32; translated protein: MPVPARKQTSSHGKRRRSHLALKRGNLATCAKCAKPVFPHRACTTCGTYRGRTVLSIVPRVRKSSKETRTGKKK